The Chloroflexota bacterium sequence GTCGCATCTGTCCCTATGTTGCGAATAGTGTTAGCGTACCCCCTGCTGTCGCAAATGTCAATCGCTGCTTCGTGGAATCGCTCGGGGCGCGCGGCAATGGCACAGGGGCGTTGCGCCGTTGCGCGGGTCGCTTGCCCGGGCGATTGCATGTTCGTTGGTGTTCCCGAAACGCCGCTGCACGAGGTGCTCAACATGCAATCGCCCTGGCGCTCGCCTCAAGGCGATCGCATGTTGATGTCGTCGTGCCGCCTCGTCGGGGCTTGAAAGCCCCGCCTACGATCCTGCAGTCGCTGCGCGACGCGCCAGTCGCACCAGTGCCTGCCGTTCCCGACGGCCGTCGCGCAGCGACGGTGTGACTGTAGGCGGGGACTTCAGTCCCCGACCGCCCGTTCCATGATGCTTCGGGGACACCAACGAACATGCGATCGCCTTGAGGTGAGCGCGACGCTGCGTGCGCTCGCCCGGCGGCTGTGCTACCGTGCAGGCGTCATTGTCGCCGCGAGTGCCAGTGTGGGTTGGGCACGTCCAATGGAGGAGCTTCTGATGTCTGCGCGTTCGTTCTCGCGCCGTCGCCTGTTGGGCCAGGGATCGTTACTGCTGTCCGGTCTGGCGATCCTGTCCGCCTGCTCCACGCCACCGGCTGCCGCCCCTGCCAAGCCCGCCGAGCCGGCCAAGCCCGCTGAGGCCGCGAAGCCTGCCGAAGCCGCCAAGCCGGCTGCCCCGGCCGCCCAGCCGGCCGCCACGACTGCCCCGGCGGCTCCGGCCAAGCCAGCCGAAGCCGCCAAGCCAGCCGAGGCTGCCAAGCCTGCCGCGCCCGCCTCCACGGCCAAGACGACCCTCACCATCTGGATCAACAGCGACACCTGGACGAAGATCGGCGGATACTGGGGCGAGACCACGGCCCAGAAGTTCCCCGGCGGGAACCTCGCCGTCAACACCGTCCAGATCCCCTATGCCGACTTCGAGGCCAAGTACGTGGCGGCGTTCTCGGCGGGCAGCGGCGCGCCCGACCTGTTCCAGGGACAGGTCGCCAACTACGCCGGCTCGCTGGACGTGGCCGAGCCGCTGCCGAAGGAGCTGAGCGACCGGTTCGAGAAGGACGTCCTCAAGGCGATCAGCCAGTTCCACAAGTACAAGGGCGTCTGGCACGGCATGCCGCTGAGCGCCGACCTCGGCATGATGCTGATCTACAACACGGACCACTTCCAGGAAGTCGGGCTGGACCCGGCCAGGCCGCCCACGACCATGCAGGAGCTGCGCGAGGCCGCCATCAAGCTGACCAAGAAGGACGCCAGCGGCGAGATCACGCGCCCGGGCCACACCATCCGCGCGACCTCCGCGCCGGTCGGCATCGCGGACAAGTTCCTGCCGTACCTGCACGCCTTTGGCGGCCGGCTCTACGCCGAGGACGCCACCAAGGCGACCGGCGCCACCAACGGCCCCGAGGCCGTCGAGGCGCTCGAGTTCGTGACCAACCTGATCCACACCGACAAGGCGGCCAACCCGCAGCTCGGCAACCCGGAGGATCAGTTCGCGGGTGGCGTCGCCTCGATGATCTTCCGCGAGTCCTGGTACGTCGGGGCGATGAAGGACCGTGGTCCGAATGTCAAGTTCGACACTGTCCTGCTGCCGAAGGAGAAGGCGTACCCGGGCATCAGCCTCCTCTTCAACTGGTCGATGATCGTCTACAAGAAGTCGCCGGCCAAGGACATGGCGATGAAGTGGCTCGACTTCATCAACGTCCGCGAGCACGACCTGGCCGTGGCGAAGCTGGAGAAGTACCTCCCGATCCTGACCGACAGCTACACCGATCCGTACATCTCGGAGCGGCGCGACTACAAGGTGATGCAGCAGATCATGGCCGCGCCTCCTGGGCCGTACTACGATCACCCGCGCATCAACCAGATCGCGGACCGCATCGGGCGGGGCATCGAAGAGGCGGCGCTCGGCAAGCGCAAGCCGAAGGAAGCGCTCGACGCGGCGGCATCGGACGTCGACCGCATCATGACGCGGCGGTAGGGCAGCCAGCCGTGGCCATCAACCTGGGTGCTGTCATCACCGGACGCACGATCTACCAGCGCCAGAAGCGCATCGCGGTCGTGTTTCTCTTCCCGTCGATCCTGTACGTCGTGCTGATGTTCGGCGCGCCGGCCGTCTACGCCCTCTACCTCTCGATGGTGGACTGGGGGCTGGACGGGCCGCGCGCCTTCGTCTGGTTCGAGAACTACTACTACGTCGCCACCGATGACCGTTTCTGGAGCACGGTCGTCAACACGGTCTACTTCACGCTGCTGGAGGTGCCCGGCACGATCATCTGCGCGCTGGCCGTCGCGATGGCGCTCCAGAGCAGCGTGGGCGTGCGCGGCCGGAACCTGTTCCGGCTGGTCTACTTCCTGCCCGTCGTGACCTCGCTGGTGGCCGTGGCGTACATGTGGCTCTACCTCTACAACCCGACCATCGGCGTGTTCAACAGCCTGCTGATGTCGGTCGGGCTGCCGCGCCAGCAGTGGCTGAGCAGCACCGAGCAGGTGATCCCCTCGCTGGCCGTCATCGACATCTGGGCGCGGCTCGGCTTCGACATGGTGATCTTCGTGGCCGGGCTTGAGGGCATCCCACGGGACTACTACGACGCGGCGGAGATCGACGGCGCGAGCGGGTGGGACCGCTTCTGGCGGATCACCCTGCCGCTGCTTAACCCGCAGATCGTGCTGGTGGCGGTGCTGGAGGCGATCCACGCGCTGCGGATCTTCGCGCTGCCGTACGTCGCAACATCTGGCGGCCCGGCCGACGCCAGCCGCACGGTCGTGATGCAGGTCTACGACCAGGCGTTCCGCTGGAACAACATGGGCGAGGCCGCCGTGACCTCGATCTACCTGTTCGTGGCGATCCTGATCGTCTCCGTCGTCCAGCGAAAGGTGCTGACCCGTGCGGTCGAGTATTAGGAACGGTCAGGGGCAGACGCCGGAGGTGGCCCGATGAGCCAGTCGGCCTCGGCGGTCCCGGTGGCGGAGCGGCTGACGAGTCGGCCGGGCCGGCGGTCTGTGTCGCGGGTGCGGCTCGGGCGGCTGGTCGGGCGCGTCGTGCTCTACACCGTTCTCATCGCGTTCGCCCTGTTCATGGCACAGCCGTTCATCTGGATGGTGCTGACCTCGCTGAAGGAGTTGCACGAGGTGCACCGCATCCCCGTGAGCTGGTGGCCTGACAACCCGCTCAACGTCGCCAACTACACCCAGATCTTCACGGAGCGCCCGTTCTGGCGTTACATCATGAACTCGTTCGTCGTCGGCATCGGCGCGACGATCTCCACGCTGATCTTCTCGACGCTCGGCGGGTACGCCTTCGCCAAGCTGCCGGTGCCGGGCAAGGAGATCCTGTTCACCCTGATCCTGGCGACGATCATGCTGCCGTTCGAGGTCAGCGCGATCCCGCTCTACCTGATCTTCAACAAGGTGGGGCTGGTGGACACCTACCTCGGGCTGATGGCGCCCGAGCTGGTGAGCATCCTGGGCATCTTCTTGATCCGCCAGTTCTGCGAGACGATCCCCTCCGACTACCTGGACGCCGCCCGCATCGACGGGGCCGGCGAGGTCCGGGTGCTCTGGGCGGTGATCCTGCCGATCATCACGCCAGCGCTGGTGACGCTGGCGCTGATCCGGTTCATCGCGACCTGGAACAACTTCCTGTGGCCGCTGCTGGTCACCCGCGACGAGACGATGCGGACGCTGCCGCTGGCGCTCTCGTTCTTCTCGGGGTACTACGGCATCCAGTACCACCTGCTGGCCGCCGCCGCCTGCGTATCGGTGCTGCCCCTGCTGATCCTGTTCCTGGTGCTCCAGCGGCAGGTGGTGGAGGGCGTGGCGCTGTCCGGTCTCAAGGGGTAGGCCCCGAGAACGCGGGCACGACGGCCCGGCTACAGACCGCCCTGCCTCTCGTTCACGTCTCGGATGCCGCCTCGTCCGGCCCAACTGAACATCGGTACAGCCATGCTGAACGCCCCAGTGGCGCGGGAGGCAGTGCCGCGCCGCATCAGTCGGACAGGTGAGAGGGAGTAGGGTCATGAACGTTGGTCTGTGGGTGCTCCAGGTGCTGATGGGTCTCTTCTTCATCGTCGCGAGCGGCGCCCCAAAGCTGCTGTTGCCGCTGGACGCGCTCCCGATGCCGATTCCGCTGCCCCATGCGTTCCTGGTGTTCATCGGCGTGGCAGAGGTGCTCGGCGGTCTCGGGCTGATCCTCCCCGGCGCGCTGAAGATCCAGACCTGGCTGACGCCGCTGGCGGCGCTCGGGCTGACGCTGATCGCCCTTGGCGGCATGGGGTATCAGTTGCTGGCCAACGAGCCGGGCAACGCAGTGTTCGCGCTGGTCTTCGCCGGGCTGACCGGGTTCATTGCGTACGGCCGGGCGCGCCTCGCGCCGCACGGCCGGCCGGCCCGCCGCAGCCCGGCCGCGTCGGTGGCATAGCCGGAGGCGCTCACCGCTCTTGCATGTATGTGCAAGACGCGGCTGTCATCCTGAGCGAAGCGAAGGATGACATGGGGGGTCAGGATGACATGGGGGGTGCGCGCGTCCTCCCACGGACGCGCGCAGGAACGATCTCCTGCTACACCGCGGCCGGGGCCGGCCGCAGCCCGCGCGCCTCCAGGATACCCAGCAGGTGCGCCTTGCTCGCCCGCATATTCGGGAGCTGCTTCTCCTCCATCGGGATATCCAGGTAGGCGTACGGGTCCAGCATCTCCCCCCGCGCGATCTTCTCCTCGCAGACCTTCGCAAGCTGCACCAGCCGCCCAAGCTCCAGCGGCGTCAGGTCCGGGTGCATGGCGTGCCACGCGGGATCGTAGATCTGGATGCCCATGATGCCGTTCGAGTCCTCGAGCGAGAGGTTCAGGTCCGGCTTGTGCGGGGCCAGCACGTCGATCATCACTTCCCAGTCGATGACCCCCTGCCCGATGGGCCGGAACTGCCACGCCAGCCCCTGCTCGGTGAAGAGCAGGATGCCGTCCTTGATGTGCGACGTGTGGACGTACGGCGCGAGGCGCTTCGCGGCCTCCATCGGGACCTCGCCGCGCGCCAGCACGTTGGCCGTGTCGAAGGTGCAGCCGCAGATGTCCGGCCCGACCGTCTCGCAGATGCGGGCGACCTCGAACGAGCTGATCTCCTCGTGCGTCTCGACGTTGACGCGGCAGCCGAGATCGGTCAGGACCGGCCGCAGCGAGGAGATGAACTTCGCCGTGGCGGCCAGCTGGTCCGCCCACGGCGCATCCGTGCGGAAGCGGTCGAAGACGAAGTACGTGTCGTGCGACTTCTTGTAGGTGGCCGTCTCGGCCCAGAGCTCGGTGCAGCCGATGGCACGGGCTGCCTCGATCATCTTGATCATGGCGAGGCGGTAGTCGCCGCCGCCGAGCTGCCGGACGTGCGGACTCTCGGCGGTGTTGTACGGGTTGACCCGCCCGATGCCAACTTCGAGGTACAGCCCGTGCGCGTCGGCGTACTGGCGGGCCTCGCGCAGCTCGCCGGGGTCGAGCGTTGGACTGATGTCGAGAATGCTCTTGAAGAAGACCCCCTCAAGGCCCTGCTCGTGCGCGAACGCCAGCGACCCGATGCCGCCCCGCGCCCTGGCATTGACGATGTGATCGCCTTCGCTTCCGATTCGCATGCGCTCACCTCCCTGGTGGGTGGGTCACTGGTGGATGGGTCAGACGGCCGCCGGCTGACGTGCCGCCAGGCCGCGTCGTTCGAGGATGGGCCGCAGGTGGGCCTGACTCTTGTGGATGCCGTCCAGTGACGTCTCTTCGTAGGGGATCGCGTCGTAGGCGTCCGGGTGCACAACCACGCCGGCCGCGATGCCCGCTTCGCAGCGCTTCGCCAGCCGCACCAGCTCGGCCATCTCCGCGACGGTCAGATCGGGGTGGCCGGCCTGCCACGCTGGATTCCAGATCTCGATGGGCATCCGCTTGCTGGAGTCTTCGAGCGAGAGGTTCAGGTCCGGGTTGTGCTCGGCCAGGATGCCGATGACCGTGTCCCAGTCGACGACGCCCTCGCCGCAGGCCCGATTCTGGCGCACCAGCCCGTGCTCGTCGAAGAAGAGGATGCCGTCCTTGGTGTGCGTCGTCAGGCAGTACGGTGCGACGCGCCGGGCGGCGGCGACCGGATCCTCGCAGCGGGCCAGCACGTTGCCGGTGTCGAAGGTGATGCCGGTCACGTCCGCGCCGACCTCCTCCACCAGCCGCACCACCTCGAATGAGGTCACGTCCTCGTGGGTCTCGATGCTGATCTTGCAGCCGAGATCCAGCAGGACCGGCCGGAGCATCTTCAGGAACTTCGCCGTCGCGGCCAGTTGATCCGACCACGGCGCGTCCGTGCGGAAGCGGTCCACGATGAAGATGCCTTGCGAGGTGTGCCGCTGGATGCCGGCCGTCTCGGCCCACAGGCTGACGCAGTCGATCTCGCGGCAGGCGCGGATCATCTGCTCCATCGCCAGGCGGTAGTCGCCGCCGCCGAACTGACGGACGTGCGGGTCTTCGGGGATGTTGTACGGGTTGATCCGGCCCACGCCGGCCTCGATGTACATCCCCAGCGAGTCGGCGTACGCCTTCGCCTCGCGCAGCTCGCCGTAGTCCAGGGTGGGGCTGAGATCGAAGATCGACTTGAAGAAGATGCCTTCCAGCCCGTGCTCGCGGGCAAAGTCGAAGGCGCCGCGCCAGCCGCGCCGCTTGACGTCGACGATGTGGTTGCCCTCAGACCCGATGCGCATGGCCGCCCCCTCCGTCGCTGCATGGTACATGTAGTACGTACCATCCATGATAGCGAGGCTGGCGGCGCCGTTCTTCGGCCAGAGCGCACAACGCGCGCGCCCGGTCGTTGTGACCGGGCGCGCGCTCTCAGGGCCGTGGTCTCAACGTGGTGTGGGGGCCTGGGTCGGCGGGCTCAGTTCCGGGGCTTCGGCGCGGACGCCGGGAACGACGGGTTGAACAGGCCGGGTCCGGACGAGCCGCCGTTGTTGGGTGCGGGCGCGGCTGGCGGCGGCGCGGCCGGCGGCGCCCCGCGGGGCGCTGCCGTGGGCGCCGGCGCGGCTGCGGGTGCGCGCGGCGCGGCGGTCGGGGCGGCGGCCGGCTGACGGGCCGGCTGGGTGGGGCCACCGGGCGCAGACGGAGCCGCCGGCGCGGTCTGCGCGGGGGCAGGGGCCGCCGCCGGCGCGGGGGCGGGCTGCGGGGCGCTGCCCGGCGCGCCCTGCCCGCTCGGGCCGACCGGCACGCCAACCTGCGGCCGGGCAGGCGCTGGGGCCGGCGACGCGCCTGGCCCTGGCGGCGTCTGTGGGGTGGGCGTCGGCGGCTTTGGCGGCACGTCCGGGAACCCGAAGATGTGGCGGATGATCCGCATGGCGATGGGTGCGGCGTCGCGCGAGCTTGAGCCGCGCTCCACAAAGACCGTCACCACGACCTTCGGATCCTCGACGGGGGCGAAGCCGGTGAACCAGCCGTGGGTCGGCAGCTCGCCCTGCGGGTTCGTGGCCTGCCCGTACTCAGCCGTACCGGTCTTCCCGGCGATCCTCAGCCCGGGGATGCGGTAGTCCTTGAGCAGCCCCGATGCAAAGCCCAGCTCCATGCCGTCGATGGTCGCCTGGATGAACCGCTGATCGACCTCGACGCTCCGCACGACCTCCGGCTTGGCCGTCTTCTCGACGTTGCCGTCCGAGTCGACGATCTGCCGCACCACGCGCGGGCGCAGCAGCTTGCCCTGGTTGGCGATCATCGTCGTCATGCCGTGGACCTGGAGCGGGCTGGACTCCACGTACCCCTGGCCGATCGACATGTTGTAGGTGTCGCCCTTGACCCAGCGCTCGCCGACCTTCTGCTGCTTCCAGGCCTCGTCGGGGACGGTGCCGCTGGTCTCGCCGGGCAGGTCGATGCCGGTCGGGCTGCCGAAGCCGATCATCCGGGCGTAGCGGGCCAGCCGCTCGTTGCCCAGCCCGACGAACCCCTCAGGCTCGTAGCCGCCGCCAACGTAGAAGAAGTAGATGTTCGAGGACATCGCGATGGCCCGGGCGTAGTCCAGCTTCCCGAGCACCGAGTGATCCGGGAACGGCTGCCGGTAGCCCGGGTAGAAATCGTGCGGCACCCAGAGGATGCCCTTGCTCTCGATGACGGTGTTCTTGCTGAAGACGCCCTCTTGCAGGCCGGCCAGCCCGGTCACCAGCTTGAAGGTCGAGCCGGGCGGGTAGTTGCCGGCCACGGCGCGGTGGAAGAACGGCTGCTCGGGATCCTTCAGCAGTGCCGACAACTCGGCCTCGCGGGTGTCGTCGCCGAAGACGTTGTCGTCGTAGGCCGGCAGGCTGACCAGCGAGAGGATCTCCCCAGACTTCGCATCGCTGACCACCGCCACGCCGACGCTCCCGTGGAACAGGCCCTCGCTCATGAACTGGGTGACGGCCCGTTGCAGGTCCAGGTCGATGGTCATCACGAGGTTCTTGCCCGGCTCGGCCGGCTCCTCGCGCAGCGTTCCGACCTCCCGGCCAGACGCCTCGACCTCGTACATCCGTCGGCCGGGCTTCCCCCGCAGGATCGACTCGTAGGTGTCTTCCAGGCCGGCCGCTCCGATCTTGTCGTTGATCGTGTAGCCTTCCTTCTCGATCTTCTGCTTGTACTCGGCGGGCGAGAGGACGGCCGGCGAGATCGGCCCGGTGTAGCCCAGCAAGTGGGCCATGATCTTGCCCTCGGAGTACTTGCGGGCTGACTCGACGGTCACCCGGACGCCCGGCAGGCCGGATTGCTCCTGCTCCAGCAGCAGCGCAGCCTCACGCGGGACGTTTGACTTGATCGGGACGGGCGTGAACGAGAAGCCTTCAGCCTTGCGCTTCTCAACCGCCTGCCGAATCTCCTGCACCGACACGTCGAGCAGCTGGCTCAGCCGGCCGTACACGACGGCTTCCTGCACCGGCTTGATGTCGGATGGCACCACGGACACGACGAAGATCGGCGCGTTCGCGGCCACGAGCGTGCCCTTGCGGTCGTAGATCACGCCACGCGGCGGCGAGATCGGGCTGACCCGCACGCGGTTGCTGTCCGCGCGCTGCCGGAGCTGCGCACCCTCGACGATCTGAAGTCGCCAGAGCTGAGCGGCAAGCAGGGCGAAAGCTACGAGGACGGCGACACGGAACAGGTGCGGGGCAACCCCCGATGTCCTGCCACGCGGCTCGTCAGAGTCCAGCATCTGGCCTACCAGGAGCCGAGTAATCGGTCTCGGGAGTGTACTGCCGCCCGCCCACGGGCGGCCAGTTGACCGGTTGCTCTGTCAGGGCGATTGCCTGTTGAGCGCGTCGTGCCACATTCTGGGAACACCAACGAACAGGCAATCGCCCTGGTCGCTAGCGTGGCGGGCGCTGCGAGAACGACTCCCCAAACACGTCGTTGGCCACCCGGTTCAGCAGTTGCTCGATGCTCCCGCCGGCGATCATCCAGCCGCGCGTCCGCCGAAACATGTAGTTGACGGCGGCTTCCTGGTCGTAGCCGTAACCGCCGAACACCTGGAGCGCGTCGTTGGCGACCTCGAAGCCGGCGCGGTTGCAGGCCAGCTTTGCGAGCGCCGTCTCCAGCTCGGAGGGCACGCCGGCGTCGGCGTTGGACGCGGCGCGGTAGAGCAGCAGGCGGGCGCTGTCCAGCTTGAGCTTCATCTCGGCGAAGCGCCACTGCAGGCCCTGGAACTCGCAGAGCCGCCGCCCGAACTGCCGCCGCTCCTTCGCATACGCGACGGCCCGGTCGAAGGCGGCCTGCCCGAGCGCCAGCGACCGCGAGGCGTTCCCCAGCCGCTCGACGTTGAACACCGCCAGCATCTTGCGGAAGCCGTCGCTGTCGAGCAGGATCTGATCGCGCGGCACGCGGCACTCTTCGAGGTAGAGCATGCCGTACCGCTCGCCGGACATGAATCGGTGGGTGCTGTCGACCGTCATGCCTGGGGCGTCCCGTGGGACGATCACCGCCCCCGATGTCCGTGAGCTCTCGCCGAACCGGCACCAGATGACGAAGTCGTCGGCGCTGGCGGCGTTGGTGGTGAAGAGCTTCTGACCGTTCAGCACCACCTCGTCGCCGTCGATGCGGGCGCGGGTGCGCAGGTCGGTGACCGCCGAGCCGGCCTCTGGCTCGGTCATGCCGATGGAGAGGATGCGCTCGCCGCGCAGGGCCGCCGCAAGCTGATGCGCCTTGTGCAGCGGCGAGCCGTTGCGGGCCACCTGCTGGATCGCCCCGAAGTTGAGGGCCTGGACGCAGTCGCCGGCAATCGGGCAGACCTGAGCGATCGTCTCGATGACCAGCACGGCGTCGAGGAGCTTGCCGCCCTGCCCGCCATCCTCCACGGGAATGGTGATGCCAGCCAGCCCCTGCTGGGCCAGGAAGGTCAGGTACTCGCGCGGGAGGACGCCATCATCCTCGCGGGTGTAGGCCGTCGGCCCGAAGCGCCCATCGGCAAGCGCACGGGTCGCCGCGACAAGGTCGGCATGGTACTCGCTGAGCTGGAAGTCCATCGTCTGCGGCTCCTCTGCGCCCCGGCCGGCCAGCGTCGGCGGTCGGGGACGCCCGGTCACGATGCTCGCGGAGCGCCCGTCCCCGTGCGCCAGCGCACGCCCGGGCGCTGCCCGTGGTTGTAGCCGACCGCTCCCGTCGCCTGCGGCGGCCGCCCAGGCGATGGCCGCCCAGGCGATGGCCGCCCAGGCGATGGCCGCCCAGGCGATGGCCGCCC is a genomic window containing:
- a CDS encoding extracellular solute-binding protein, encoding MSARSFSRRRLLGQGSLLLSGLAILSACSTPPAAAPAKPAEPAKPAEAAKPAEAAKPAAPAAQPAATTAPAAPAKPAEAAKPAEAAKPAAPASTAKTTLTIWINSDTWTKIGGYWGETTAQKFPGGNLAVNTVQIPYADFEAKYVAAFSAGSGAPDLFQGQVANYAGSLDVAEPLPKELSDRFEKDVLKAISQFHKYKGVWHGMPLSADLGMMLIYNTDHFQEVGLDPARPPTTMQELREAAIKLTKKDASGEITRPGHTIRATSAPVGIADKFLPYLHAFGGRLYAEDATKATGATNGPEAVEALEFVTNLIHTDKAANPQLGNPEDQFAGGVASMIFRESWYVGAMKDRGPNVKFDTVLLPKEKAYPGISLLFNWSMIVYKKSPAKDMAMKWLDFINVREHDLAVAKLEKYLPILTDSYTDPYISERRDYKVMQQIMAAPPGPYYDHPRINQIADRIGRGIEEAALGKRKPKEALDAAASDVDRIMTRR
- a CDS encoding sugar ABC transporter permease, which encodes MAINLGAVITGRTIYQRQKRIAVVFLFPSILYVVLMFGAPAVYALYLSMVDWGLDGPRAFVWFENYYYVATDDRFWSTVVNTVYFTLLEVPGTIICALAVAMALQSSVGVRGRNLFRLVYFLPVVTSLVAVAYMWLYLYNPTIGVFNSLLMSVGLPRQQWLSSTEQVIPSLAVIDIWARLGFDMVIFVAGLEGIPRDYYDAAEIDGASGWDRFWRITLPLLNPQIVLVAVLEAIHALRIFALPYVATSGGPADASRTVVMQVYDQAFRWNNMGEAAVTSIYLFVAILIVSVVQRKVLTRAVEY
- a CDS encoding carbohydrate ABC transporter permease gives rise to the protein MSQSASAVPVAERLTSRPGRRSVSRVRLGRLVGRVVLYTVLIAFALFMAQPFIWMVLTSLKELHEVHRIPVSWWPDNPLNVANYTQIFTERPFWRYIMNSFVVGIGATISTLIFSTLGGYAFAKLPVPGKEILFTLILATIMLPFEVSAIPLYLIFNKVGLVDTYLGLMAPELVSILGIFLIRQFCETIPSDYLDAARIDGAGEVRVLWAVILPIITPALVTLALIRFIATWNNFLWPLLVTRDETMRTLPLALSFFSGYYGIQYHLLAAAACVSVLPLLILFLVLQRQVVEGVALSGLKG
- a CDS encoding DoxX family protein, producing MNVGLWVLQVLMGLFFIVASGAPKLLLPLDALPMPIPLPHAFLVFIGVAEVLGGLGLILPGALKIQTWLTPLAALGLTLIALGGMGYQLLANEPGNAVFALVFAGLTGFIAYGRARLAPHGRPARRSPAASVA
- a CDS encoding sugar phosphate isomerase/epimerase, giving the protein MRIGSEGDHIVNARARGGIGSLAFAHEQGLEGVFFKSILDISPTLDPGELREARQYADAHGLYLEVGIGRVNPYNTAESPHVRQLGGGDYRLAMIKMIEAARAIGCTELWAETATYKKSHDTYFVFDRFRTDAPWADQLAATAKFISSLRPVLTDLGCRVNVETHEEISSFEVARICETVGPDICGCTFDTANVLARGEVPMEAAKRLAPYVHTSHIKDGILLFTEQGLAWQFRPIGQGVIDWEVMIDVLAPHKPDLNLSLEDSNGIMGIQIYDPAWHAMHPDLTPLELGRLVQLAKVCEEKIARGEMLDPYAYLDIPMEEKQLPNMRASKAHLLGILEARGLRPAPAAV
- a CDS encoding sugar phosphate isomerase/epimerase, whose product is MRIGSEGNHIVDVKRRGWRGAFDFAREHGLEGIFFKSIFDLSPTLDYGELREAKAYADSLGMYIEAGVGRINPYNIPEDPHVRQFGGGDYRLAMEQMIRACREIDCVSLWAETAGIQRHTSQGIFIVDRFRTDAPWSDQLAATAKFLKMLRPVLLDLGCKISIETHEDVTSFEVVRLVEEVGADVTGITFDTGNVLARCEDPVAAARRVAPYCLTTHTKDGILFFDEHGLVRQNRACGEGVVDWDTVIGILAEHNPDLNLSLEDSSKRMPIEIWNPAWQAGHPDLTVAEMAELVRLAKRCEAGIAAGVVVHPDAYDAIPYEETSLDGIHKSQAHLRPILERRGLAARQPAAV
- the mrdA gene encoding penicillin-binding protein 2; its protein translation is MLDSDEPRGRTSGVAPHLFRVAVLVAFALLAAQLWRLQIVEGAQLRQRADSNRVRVSPISPPRGVIYDRKGTLVAANAPIFVVSVVPSDIKPVQEAVVYGRLSQLLDVSVQEIRQAVEKRKAEGFSFTPVPIKSNVPREAALLLEQEQSGLPGVRVTVESARKYSEGKIMAHLLGYTGPISPAVLSPAEYKQKIEKEGYTINDKIGAAGLEDTYESILRGKPGRRMYEVEASGREVGTLREEPAEPGKNLVMTIDLDLQRAVTQFMSEGLFHGSVGVAVVSDAKSGEILSLVSLPAYDDNVFGDDTREAELSALLKDPEQPFFHRAVAGNYPPGSTFKLVTGLAGLQEGVFSKNTVIESKGILWVPHDFYPGYRQPFPDHSVLGKLDYARAIAMSSNIYFFYVGGGYEPEGFVGLGNERLARYARMIGFGSPTGIDLPGETSGTVPDEAWKQQKVGERWVKGDTYNMSIGQGYVESSPLQVHGMTTMIANQGKLLRPRVVRQIVDSDGNVEKTAKPEVVRSVEVDQRFIQATIDGMELGFASGLLKDYRIPGLRIAGKTGTAEYGQATNPQGELPTHGWFTGFAPVEDPKVVVTVFVERGSSSRDAAPIAMRIIRHIFGFPDVPPKPPTPTPQTPPGPGASPAPAPARPQVGVPVGPSGQGAPGSAPQPAPAPAAAPAPAQTAPAAPSAPGGPTQPARQPAAAPTAAPRAPAAAPAPTAAPRGAPPAAPPPAAPAPNNGGSSGPGLFNPSFPASAPKPRN
- a CDS encoding acyl-CoA dehydrogenase family protein, translated to MDFQLSEYHADLVAATRALADGRFGPTAYTREDDGVLPREYLTFLAQQGLAGITIPVEDGGQGGKLLDAVLVIETIAQVCPIAGDCVQALNFGAIQQVARNGSPLHKAHQLAAALRGERILSIGMTEPEAGSAVTDLRTRARIDGDEVVLNGQKLFTTNAASADDFVIWCRFGESSRTSGAVIVPRDAPGMTVDSTHRFMSGERYGMLYLEECRVPRDQILLDSDGFRKMLAVFNVERLGNASRSLALGQAAFDRAVAYAKERRQFGRRLCEFQGLQWRFAEMKLKLDSARLLLYRAASNADAGVPSELETALAKLACNRAGFEVANDALQVFGGYGYDQEAAVNYMFRRTRGWMIAGGSIEQLLNRVANDVFGESFSQRPPR